One genomic window of Lytechinus variegatus isolate NC3 chromosome 1, Lvar_3.0, whole genome shotgun sequence includes the following:
- the LOC121413296 gene encoding uncharacterized protein LOC121413296 — protein MATDMSKGYEIPFKEKLKCSICRDRIKDARSLPCGHTYCSDCLKRSADATYPRGSIDCSECKKKFQLDYSGAEGLPRCFATNILVEDINETFGGVGGATASSRGGSTTSSGGDDQLSLGKHRFEVEKIFSCPICLDLMRDARYLPCGHSYCRECLKQCLEVRSRRSNGIACGKCQKDHRLPDGGIDALPVAYRINNIVAEIRSNDTGGDVPKASSSSKTSHYKNSQPCHSSDTRSRPDVEDVDEAKKMAQAQVGNHSHQSPGTRSRPDMEDVEEAKKRAQTQASTNCSRQQPGTKSEPTMGAQAGYTRVRTPYSYRPGTTYTTTTTPRSDPTIEIMVRDFNGKTHIVRVRPTDTVKYLKSKIEEKVKVSPSQQQLTFQGKTLMNDAKVSSCGLQNLSTVQMQGRLMGGKDYMHRAGFV, from the exons ATGGCTACAGATATGTCTAAGGGATATGAAATCCCTTTTAAGGAAAAGCTCAAGTGCAGCATATGTCGGGATCGTATCAAGGATGCCAGAAGTCTTCCTTGTGGACACACCTACTGCAGTGATTGTCTCAAAAGGTCTGCTGATGCGACCTACCCTCGAGGAAGCATCGATTGTTCAGAATGCAAGAAGAAATTCCAGTTGGACTACTCTGGTGCTGAAGGTCTCCCGCGCTGTTTCGCCACCAATATCCTCGTGGAGGATATCAACGAGACATTTGGTGGAGTTGGTGGCGCCACAGCCAGCAGCAGGGGAGGCAGTACTACAAGCAGCGGAGGGGATGACCAACTGTCCTTGGGGAAACATCGTTTTGAAGTAGAGAAAATCTTCTCATGCCCAATCTGTTTGGATCTGATGAGGGACGCCCGGTATCTACCCTGCGGACACTCCTATTGCCGGGAATGCCTGAAGCAGTGCCTGGAGGTGCGTTCTCGAAGATCAAATGGTATTGCGTGCGGTAAATGTCAGAAGGACCACAGACTACCGGATGGAGGAATCGACGCCCTCCCCGTCGCTTACCGCATCAACAACATTGTGGCCGAGATCAGGTCAAATGATACAGGAGG AGATGTTCCAAAGGCGAGTTCTTCTTCTAAGACAAGTCACTACAAAAATTCCCAACCTTGTCATTCATCGGACACGAGATCGAGGCCCGATGTGGAGGACGTTGACGAAGCAAAGAAAATGGCACAGGCCCAGGTCGGCAACCACTCTCACCAATCACCAGGCACAAGGTCGAGGCCCGACATGGAGGACGTTGAAGAAGCAAAGAAAAGGGCCCAGACCCAGGCCAGCACCAACTGTAGTCGTCAACAACCAGGCACCAAATCGGAGCCCACGATGGGGGCCCAAGCCG GTTATACACGAGTCCGTACCCCATACAGCTACCGCCCCGGCACTACATACACGACGACCACCACGCCCAGATCGGACCCGACTATCGAGATCATGGTTAGGGACTTCAACGGCAAGACGCACATCGTCAGGGTCAGGCCGACGGACACGGTCAAATACCTCAAGAGCAAGATTGAAGAGAAGGTGAAGGTCTCCCCTTCTCAGCAGCAGTTGACTTTCCAAGGGAAAACCCTCATGAATGACGCAAAAGTGTCATCATGTGGACTCCAGAATTTGAGTACCGTGCAGATGCAGGGTCGACTTATGGGCGGTAAAGATTACATGCATCGGGCTGGTTTCGTCTGA